The window CCAGTTCGGTGCCGTCGGATCCCATGACGGCCTTCCCCGAGAGATTTTCGGCGAGTATATCGCTCATGCATACCCGTATTTACTAATCGGTATTAAAATCCATGGGGTCCGCGGTCGTCCCGGTTCCGTCCGGCGATCGAGATACTCAGCATCCGTTTTCGGGCCGTACGAGGCCGTGAAGGCGTAATCCGGTCCGCAGCGACGTAACCGATCCGGAAACCCACGCCTGTGAACCGCTACGACCCCCTCGAGCGACGGCCCGCGAAACGACGGGAAACTACGGCCACCCCGCGTCGCGGCGTTCGCCACGATCAGCGGCCGACGCCACGTGATTCCCGCTGTTCGAGCACCAGCACGACGGCGCGGCGTGACGATGGGTTTAACTACCGCCCTGCGGACGCTCTAGGCAAGACCTTCTCGGGTGGTTCATCATGTCGGACACGGATACAGATGCGGAGACGGATACGAACTCGGACTCGGACTCGCGAGACCCTACATCTCTCAGAACGCCGATCGTCGCCGTCCTCGGCCACGTCGATCACGGGAAGACCAGCCTGCTAGACAAGATCCGCGGCTCGGCGGTCATCGAGGGCGAAGCCGGGGCGATCACCCAGCACATCGGGGCGACCGCGGTGCCGTTAGACATCGTCTCCTCGATCGCGGGCGATCTGGTCGATCCGGACGACTTCGACCTGCCCGGTCTCCTCTTCATCGATACGCCCGGGCACCACTCGTTCACGACGCTTCGATCCCGCGGGGGCGCGCTCGCCGACATCGCTATCCTCGTCGTCGACGTCAACGACGGCTTCCAGCCCCAGACGCTCGAGGCGCTTGACATCCTCCGTCGGTCGGAGACGCCGTTCATCGTTGCGGCCAACAAGATCGACACGGTGCCGGGGTGGGACGAGACGGAGGACTCGCCGATCAACGCGACCTACGAATCCCAGACCGACCGCGTCCAGGGTCGACTCGACGAACAGCTCTACGAGATCATCGGGAACCTCTCGGACGAAGGCTTCTCCGCCGACCTCTACTGGCGCGTCCAGAACTTCCAGCGCAACGTCGGCGTCGTTCCCGTCTCCGCGATGACCGGCGAGGGCGTGCCGGACCTGCTCGCCGTCATGATGGGCCTCTCCCAGCGGTACATGAAAGAGGAGATGGAGATCGACGTCACCGGCCCCGGCGTCGGCACCGTCCTCGAGGTCAAAGAGGAGAAAGGGTTCGGAAAGACGGTCGACATCGTCCTCTACGACGGCACGATCAAGGCCGACGACAAGATCGTCGTCGGCGGACAGAACGATCCCATCGTCACCGACGTCCGCGCCCTGCTACAACCCCGGCCGCTCGCGGAGATCCGCACCGAGAGCCGGTTCGAGAAAGTCGACGAAGTCAGCGCCGCGGCCGGGATCAAGGTCGCCGCGCCCGAACTCGGCGACGCGATGGCCGGCGCGCCAGTCCGGGTCGTCCGCGACCGGGACCTCGAGGACGTCGTCCGCGAGGTCGAGGCAGAACTCGCGGATATCGCCGTCGACACCGCCGAGGAGGGTGTCGTCGTCAAGGCCGACACCCTGGGCAGCCTCGAGGCGATGGCCGACGCCCTGGAGGACGCGGAGGTGCCGATCGTCCGCGCGGAGGTCGGCGACGTCGCGCCGCGGGACGTCTCGGTCGCGTCGACCGCAGACGATCCGAAACAGCAGGTGATCCTCGGGTTCAACGTCGATACGCTCTCGGAGGCCCAGCGGCGGGCCGAGACCGACGACGTGGATATCTTCACCGACGAGGTCATCTACCAGCTCGTCGAGGAGTACGACGAGTACGTCGAGGAGATCGAGCAAGCCCAGCAGGACACCATCCTCGAGAACATCACGCGACCCGCCCGGTTCCGGATCCTCCCGGATCACACGTTCCGCCAGAACGATCCCGCGGTCGTCGGCGTCGAAGTCGACGCCGGGACCCTCCGCAACAACTCGAACGTGGTGACGTTCGACGGTGGCGAGCCCGAGCGCGTCGGCCAGATCAAGGGGATCCAGGAACAGGGAGAGGACGTCGACGAGGCCCGCAACGGCGACCGCGTCTCGGTCGCGATCGACGGCCCCACGGTCGGCCGTGACATCGAGGAAGGCGACCGGCTCTGGACCGAAATCCCCGAGAAGCACGCCAAGATCCTGGAACAGGAGCTGACGGACGAGATCCCCGGCGACGAACTCGAGGCGCTGAACATGTACCTCGAGAAGCAGCGCAATCGGGACCCGTTCTGGGGCAAATAGCGCGAAAGAGTCGGTATCGACGCGGTGTCGGTTACTACGTTCGGCGATCCTCGCTCCCGACTCGCTTTTCCATGACGATTTCGTCGTAATCGCGGTAGTCCAGCGGATACTCTCCGGTCTTTTCGTACCCGCGCCGCCGATACAATTCGGGGAGATACGGATGCTCCCCGGGAGTAGTAAGCCAGACAGTAGCGAACCCCTGATCTCGAGCCAGCGTCTCCACGTGATCCAGTAACCTGCTTCCGACGCCGCTCCCCTTCCAGTCCGCGTGAACGCCGAGACGGCTCAGTTTCACTCGATCCGGGTCCGTCTCCTCGAGTCGGACGCCGCCGACGATTTCGGTCCGGACGCTGGCGACGTAGAGTCGGTCGTTTCGAATCCAGTTCGAGACCGTATCCGACGTAACTGATCCGGCTTTCGCGGGAAACCCGAGTCGACGGTTCTCCTGGTAGGCGCTTCGATACACTTCCGCGAGCCGCTCCGAATCGGCGACGGTCGCCCGGCGGATTTCCACTTCTTGCACGATCTATCCCACGTTGGAGTCGGAGCGAACAATAATCCTGACCATGGCCGCGATGAAAGTGGAAGTGGAAGTGGAAGTAGTAGTAGTAGTAGTGGAAGTACTGGCACGCCCAACACGGAAAAACCGGAGTGCGCGATCGGAGACGGTGACGGAGAGATCCGGCATGGCTGTGCCGTCGGCGACAACTACTTCGATCCGTCGACCGTCCCGGTCTCCCTTTGGCGGGCACGCTCGATGCCCTCGAGAACGGCTTCGGGATCGTCGATCGCGTCCCGATCGCAGCGAAGGTCAAACCGGCGACTGCGCTCGAGGACCAGTTCGTCGTCGGTGAGTTCGACGTCGGCGATGCGCTCCCATGGGACGAGTTTGCTCGCCCGCCCTCGATCGAGTCGGATTCCGCGTCGGTGGGCCCGGAGTTCGCCCACGGTCCGATCCGTGTCGCCGGCGTCCAGCGAGAAGCGTTTCCCGCCGCGTTTCGCTCCGTTGCCTCCGAAGTCGAACCGATCCCAGGCGATCACGAGGACGCCGTACGCGATCCAGAACAGCCCGAACGCGTTTCCGGCGACGAGAGACGTAACGCCCGCAACGATCACGAGGGCGACGAGCAGGGCCCAGGCCCCACCCTGGAGAAAACCCGCCGGTTCGTAGTTCCAGGAGACGACCGGGTCGTCCGCGGTCACTGCCTCGACGTACTGGTTCCGACAGAGGCGTTCCAGGCCGAAGCCGGCGACCCCCACGACGAGGGCGAAGATCGCCGTCACGACGAGGTGACGGGTCGGCACCGTGAGGGCCGTCACGCCGGGTACGAACGCGACGGCCCCGAAGACGATCGCCGGCAGGTAGGGGGCCGCCCGGGTCCGCCAGGACCGCCCGATCCGCTCGGGAAGGCCGACGGCCCGCTTCCCGAGGACGTGGCCGACGATCGTGACGGCGGTCACCGTCGTCGGGAGCACACCGAGGAGCGTGACTGCGGCGACGTCCGCGAACGCGCCGACGACGGCGGCGAACCCGCCCGCGACGAGTCCGAGGTAGAAGCCGAACCCGGCTTGGAACCCGATATCCGGCGGCTCGGGGTCCGCGAGGGGGCGGCCGTGCTCGAGGGACATACCGAAGGGTACGGTTCCCGAGTGCAAAAAAGCGTGTGACGCGCGTGACGTTTTCCGGACTGGACTGCTTGCGCCTGCCGTTGAAATACTTACCCTCGGGTTGCTGGTGGATCGTGTATGCTCGTCCATCTCCAGCAGTACAAACACGAGGAGGTCCAGTTCGACGACAACCGGACCACGGGCGAATCCCAGACGGAGGATTCGGTCGACAAAGCGCCCGAGGAGTACTTCGGCAAGAGCATCGACGACTTCGACCTCGAGACGTGGGAGACGATCGATCACGAGGGCGACCCGATCCAGCGACGCGAGGTGACGATCGACGGCGTCACCGCGCTCTCGATGCCCCAGGAGCCGACCGAGGAGGACGATCCGGACCTGCCCGGTCGAACCCTCCAGCTCCGGCTGGGCGGCGGCATCGAGTTCCTCGCGAACGTCGAACTCGTCGAGGCCCAGGATCGGAACCCGGCGGAACCGGAGGCCGAAGGGAAGGTCTCGAAGGAGGACGACCCCCAGGGGAAGGTGACGATGGACGACGAACCGTAAGCGGCGGCGATCGACTCGGCATGTGGACGTGTCACGAACCGGAATGACAGCCGCTACCGGAGACGCGACGGTCCCGAAATCGTTTTCAACTGCTCACTCGCACACTCGGTATGCCGACGGAATCGGACACTCATTACGACCCCTCGCTGGGGAACAAGTTCATCTTCGTCACCGGCGGCGTCATGTCGGGGCTCGGCAAAGGGATCACGGCCGCGAGCACCGGCCGTCTCCTGAAAAACGCCGGGTTCGACGTCACCGCGGTGAAGATCGATCCGTACCTGAACGTCGACGCCGGGACGATGAACCCCTACCAGCACGGGGAGGTGTACGTCCTGGAGGACGGCGGCGAGGTCGACCTCGACCTGGGGAACTACGAGCGGTTCCTCGACGTCGACATGACCTCCGACCACAACATCACGACCGGGAAGACCTACCAGCACGTCATCGAGAAGGAACGGGCGGGCGACTACCTCGGGAAGACGGTCCAGATCATCCCTCACATCACGAACGACATCAAACGGCGGATCCGGGAGGCCGCCGAGGGGACCGACGTCTGTATCGTCGAGGTCGGCGGCACGGTCGGCGACATCGAGGGGATGCCCTACCTCGAGGCGCTGCGCCAGTTCGCCCACGAGGAACCCGAGGAGAACGTCCTCTTCGCCCACGTCACGCTCGTCCCCTACTCGAAGAACGGCGAGCAAAAGACCAAGCCGACCCAGCACTCGGTCAAGGAGGTCCGGTCGATCGGCCTCCAGCCCG of the Halobiforma lacisalsi AJ5 genome contains:
- the infB gene encoding translation initiation factor IF-2 translates to MSDTDTDAETDTNSDSDSRDPTSLRTPIVAVLGHVDHGKTSLLDKIRGSAVIEGEAGAITQHIGATAVPLDIVSSIAGDLVDPDDFDLPGLLFIDTPGHHSFTTLRSRGGALADIAILVVDVNDGFQPQTLEALDILRRSETPFIVAANKIDTVPGWDETEDSPINATYESQTDRVQGRLDEQLYEIIGNLSDEGFSADLYWRVQNFQRNVGVVPVSAMTGEGVPDLLAVMMGLSQRYMKEEMEIDVTGPGVGTVLEVKEEKGFGKTVDIVLYDGTIKADDKIVVGGQNDPIVTDVRALLQPRPLAEIRTESRFEKVDEVSAAAGIKVAAPELGDAMAGAPVRVVRDRDLEDVVREVEAELADIAVDTAEEGVVVKADTLGSLEAMADALEDAEVPIVRAEVGDVAPRDVSVASTADDPKQQVILGFNVDTLSEAQRRAETDDVDIFTDEVIYQLVEEYDEYVEEIEQAQQDTILENITRPARFRILPDHTFRQNDPAVVGVEVDAGTLRNNSNVVTFDGGEPERVGQIKGIQEQGEDVDEARNGDRVSVAIDGPTVGRDIEEGDRLWTEIPEKHAKILEQELTDEIPGDELEALNMYLEKQRNRDPFWGK
- a CDS encoding GNAT family N-acetyltransferase, producing the protein MQEVEIRRATVADSERLAEVYRSAYQENRRLGFPAKAGSVTSDTVSNWIRNDRLYVASVRTEIVGGVRLEETDPDRVKLSRLGVHADWKGSGVGSRLLDHVETLARDQGFATVWLTTPGEHPYLPELYRRRGYEKTGEYPLDYRDYDEIVMEKRVGSEDRRT